From the Terriglobia bacterium genome, the window CGTTCTGCATGGCCGTGGACATGGTCCAGGAAAAGCTGATCCGCAAGGAAGACGCCGTGCAACGCATCCAGCCGGCGGATATCGAGCGGCTGTTCTATCCGGTGATCAAAGCCAACTCGGAGACCGACGGTTTGGCGGCGAAAACCCTGGCGCATGGGATCAATGCCGTGCCCGGCGCCGCGGTCGGCAAAGTGGTCCTTTCGGCGCATACCGCGGAAGAGTGGGCCGAGCGCGGAGAGAAGGTCATCCTGGTGCGGCGCGAGACGAGTCCCGAGGACGTCGGGGGCATGGCCGTGGCTCAGGGGATTCTGACGGCCACGGGCGGAAAGACCAGCCATGCCGCGGTGGTGGCGCGGGGCTGGGGCAAGTGCTGCGTGGTGGGCTGCGAGGCGCTGGACATCGATTACAACGCCCACCAGATGCAGGTGAACGGGCGGGTCATCCGCGAGGGCGACTGGATCACGCTGGATGGCAGCGAGGGCATTGTTTACCAGGGGCAACTGCCGCTGGGCACGCCGACGCTTCCAGCGGCTTACGCCACGCTCATGAAGTGGGCGGATGAACTGCGCCGGATGCGCGTGCGCACCAACGCCGACACGCCGCAGGACGCGCGCAAGGCCCGGGAGATGGGCGCCGAGGGCATCGGGCTGTGCCGCACCGAGCACATGTTCTTCACCGACTTCGAGCAGCCGGAGAAGAGCCACGAGCGGCAACTGGCGATCCAGGAGATGATCCTGGCGGAGACCCGGGAAGCGCGCGAGAAAGCGCTGGGGAAGCTGCTGCCGTTCCAGCGGCGGGACTTCATCGGCATCTTCAAAGCCATGGACGGCTACCCGGTGACCATCCGCCTGCTGGATCCTCCGCTGCATGAGTTCCTGCCGCACGAGCGGGACAAGCAGGAGGAGCTGGCTAAGAAGCTGGGGATCACCGTGGAGCACGTGGCCCGGCGCGTCGAGCAATTGCACGAAGCCAATCCCATGCTGGGACACCGCGGCTGCCGGCTGGCCATCACCTATCCGGAAATACTGGAGATGCAGGTGCGGGCGATCATCGAGGCGGCCATCGAATGCCAGCGCGAAGGAATTAAAGTGATACCGGAGATCATGCATCCGCTCACGCTGGACGAGAAGGAGATGCGCATTCTCGAGCAGGGCACGCGGCGCGTGGCCGAGGCGCTCATCGCCAAGGCCAAGGTGAAGCTGCCCTACGCCGTGGGCACGATGATCGAACTGCCGCGCGCGGCGCTGCTGGCGAACGGCATCGCCCAGGTCGCGGAATTTTTCTCCTTTGGCACCAACGACCTGACGCAGACCACCATGGGACTCTCCCGCGATGATGCGGGGCGCTTCCTGCCCGACTACGTGGACGAGAAGAAGGCCGGGATCTTCGCCGCCGACCCCTTCCAGACACTGGATACCGCCGGTGTGGGGCTGCTGATGCGCTGGGCGGTGAAGGAGGGACGCACAGCGCGGCCCAAGCTGAAGGTGGGGATCTGCGGCGAGCACGGCGGAGACGCCGAGAGCGTGAAGTTCTGCCACGTGCTGGGGCTGGATTACGTAAGCGCGTCACCGTTCCGGGTGCCGATTGCGCGGCTGGCGGCGGCGCAGGCGTCTATTCAAGAAGAACTTGAAGCTAAAAAGCCGGCCAAAAAGGCCCGCAGCAAGCGCTGATTCTGAAATTGAAAGTAATAGTGGAAGGTGCAGAAGCAGCACGAAAGGTCTCCCGGGGTGTGAATTGTGCGGCGAGTGCTGATTCCGGTCGCCCTGCTGGCACTCTTAAGTGCCGCCACCGGAAGCTGTGCGCAAACCACAGCGGAGCTTCGCGGAGAAGTGAGCGACGAAAACGGCGTGCCGGTCTCGGCCGCCGAAGTCGTGCTGCGACTGCCCAGCGAGCAGGCAGCGGCCGCGAAGCCACCGGCAGTCCTGACCACCCTGACCGATGACTTGGGGCGGTATTCCCTCAGCCATCTCCCGCCTGGAGACGGCCACATCACCGTGCGCAAGCCGGGTTTTTTCGTCCTGGCGGAGCAGCCGCTCAGGTTGCACGAAGGGCTGAACGAAGCCTCCTACACGCTGAACCACGAACAGGAACTCCACGAAAAGGTCGAGGTCACCGCCGCTGCGGGCCGCATGGAACCGCAGGAGACGGCGCAACGCGCCGCACTGCTGGCGCGGGAGATTCGCGACGTTCCGGTACCGAACACACATACGCTGCTCAACAGCCTGGTGGTTTTGCCGGACATCCTCCGCGACAACAGCGGGGCGATCCATGTTGCCGGGGCGCGCGCCGGGGAGACGCAGTATCTGCTCGACGGGTTCGAGATCGGCGATCCGGCGACGGGCGGGTTGAGCGCGCGGTTCAATGTGGATGCCGTGCGCTCGGCGGAGGTGCAGGCCGGGCGGTTCGGCAGTGGCTACTCGCATCCTGGAGCTGGCATCCTGAGCCTGGATACGATCTCCGGAGACGACCGCTGGCGGTTCGGGACGACGAACTTCGTCCCCGGGATTCACGTGGAGCGCGGGTGGCACCTCGGCAACTGGTATCCGCGGTTTCAATTTTCTGGGCCGCTGGCGCGGGGCCGGGCATGGTTTTCGGAGGCGCTGAGTCTGCAGCACACCTTTACGCTGGTGAAGCAGCAGCCGCCCGGGGCGGACACGACATCGCAGTGGGCCGGGCAGAGCCTGCTGCGGCTGCAGTGGAACCTCACGGCGCGGCAGATTCTTTCCGCGAGCTATCTCTACGACCGCGAAAGCGACACGCACCTGGGACTGGACGCGTTCGATCCACTGTCCACGACGCTGGATGGCGAGCGCCGGCGCTTGTTCGTCGCGGTGAAGGATCAAATCTGGCTGCACGCCGCGCTGGTGACGCTGGGGATGGCCGCGGACAGCGGAGTTCTGGAGCGCGTGCCGCAGGGCAGCGCAGCGTACGTCCTGACGCCGGGAGGCGCCTCCGGCAACTATTTCGAGCGGCTGCGGCGGCGCGGGAGGCGGCTGCAAGTGATAGGCAGCGTGACGGCGCCTGCGCGGCGCTGGCACGGGACGCACGAAGTAGCGGCGGGCTTCAACGGGAACGCGCTGGCGGTGTCGCAAGCGGCGACGCGCGGCGAAGTGGAGGTGTGGCGCGGCGACGGAACGCTGGCACGGCGCAGCACGTTCAGCGGATACTCTGCGTGGCGGCTTTCCAATACGCAGGTTGGCGGCTACGTGCAGGACACCTGGGCGGTTACGCGGCGGCTGATCCTGCAGGGCGGCGTGCGCGCAGATTGGGACCGCCTCGTGCAGCACGCCATGGCCGGGTCGCACGTGGCCGTCAACATTCTGCCGCTGCGGGAAGACACGGCAAAGCTTTCGCTGGGCTGGAGCGTGACGAATGCGCCGCTGGATCTCGCGCTGCTCGGGCAGGCCAGCGATCAGGCGCAGGTGGATACTTTTTACGACGCGAGCGGACAGGTGGCAGTAGCTGGGCCGGCGGCGAGCCGGTTTGTACTGCCGGTGGGCGGGCTGACACAGCCGCGCTTTGCGAGCGCCAGCGCCGGCTGGCAACAGAAGATCGGGACGGGTACCTTGCTGGGCGTGGAATTGCTCGCGCGCAATGGCCGCGATGGCCTGATGTATGAAACGCAGCAGCCCGGGCAGCCCGGCACGCTCTTTGTGCTGCAGAACACGCGGCGCGACCGTTATCGTGCCGCGGCGTTTTCCGCGCGCCATGCCTTTGCCCAGAAGGCGGAGCTTTTCGCCAGCTACACGAGGTCGCGCGCGCACTCGAGCGCCGTGCTGGATCCGGCGCTGGGCGCGCTGCAATTTGCCGCGCAGCAATCCGGGCCCGTGGCATGGGACGCGCCGAACCGGCTGCTCAGCTGGGGCTGGGCGCAGACGCGCTTCTGGGGGCTGTTCCTGAGCTACTTCTTCGAGTATCGGACGGGCTATCCCTTCAGCAGCGTGGATGCTTACCAGCAACTCGCGGGGGCGGCCAATGCGCAGCGTTACCCGGATTACGCCAGTTTGAATCTGGGCATCGAGAAGCGCTTCCAGTTCCGCGGCTACTACTGGGCGGCGCGGATTTCCGCGGTGAATGTGCTGGGGCGGGAGAATCCTGATACGGTGGTGAACAACATCAGCGCGCCGAATTATTTGCTGTTCGCGGGCGGGCAGAGTCGGTCGTTTACGGCGCGGCTGCGCTTTGTGGGACGCAAGTGACGCGGAGCGGCAGCGGGAAGCAGGGAGTGCCGATGACTGCCGCGCGCGAGCCATTTCCGGTGCTGCGCTGGGTGGCGTTGGGTTGGGTGCTGGTGTGGCTGCCGGTGTATGTGCGGGTGTGGGGCTGGGCGAACCAACTGCTGCTGTGCGACGCTGCGGTGATCCTCGCGTGCATCGGGGTGTGGCGGGGAAGCCGCCTGCTGCTTTCCAGCCAGGCGGTGAGCGCGCTCTTCGCCGGGCTGCTCTGGGCTCTGGATGTGGGCTGGCGGCTGGTTGCCGGGCGCCATCTGTTCGGCGGAACCGAGTACCTGTGGGACGCGCGCTACCCGGAGTGGGTGCGGCTGCTCTCGCTCTACCACGTGGCGCTGCCCGGAGTGCTGCTGTGGACGCTGCGGAAGACGGGCTACGATCGGCGGGGGCTGGCGGCGCAGTCCGGGATTGCCGCGGTGCTGCTGGTGGTATCGCGCTTCCTGCCGCCGGAACTGAACCTCAACTTTGCCTACCGGGATCCGCTACTGCACCGCGCGTGGGGGCCCGGGCCCGTGCACCTGGGGGTGATTTTTCTGGGGCTGGTGGCGGTGGTCTATGTGCCGGCGCATCTGCTGTTGTGCCGGGTCTTTCCGGAGAAGCGGAGCGGGATAAATTCGCCGCTAGCTGAGGAGCGGGTTACTTGACGAGTGCGGCGGGCGGAAGGGAAGCGCGGATTCGGCGCAAGCTGCGCGGGCGGCTGCTGCCGTTTCTGTTCGTGCTGTACATCGTGGCGTTTCTGGACCGCATCAACATCGGCTTTGCGGCGCTGACGATGAACCAGGAGTTGGGGATCACGAGCCGGCAGTTCGGGCTGCTGGCGGGGATTTTCTTCGTCGGGTACTTCCTGTTTGAAATTCCCAGCAATCTGCTGCTGCATAAGATCGGGGCGCGGGTGTGGATTGCGCGGATCCTGCTGACGTGGGGGATGGTGGCGGTGCTGACGGGGCTGGCGCACAGCGTGGCGCAGTTGTACGTGCTGCGCTTTCTGCTGGGAGTGGCGGAGGCCGGTTTTTTCCCGGGGATGATTCTGTATCTGACCTACTGGTTCCGGCAGCGGGAGCAGGCGCAGACGCTGGCGCTGTTCCTGACGGGGTTGCCGGTGACGTCGATTGTGGGGGCGCCGCTTTCGGGGCTGATTCTGGATCATGTGCACTGGCTGGGGATCAGCAGCTGGCGCTGGCTGCTGGTGCTGGAGGGGATCCCGGCGGTGGTCTGCGGAGTGCTGACGTATTTCTTGCTGCCCAGCCGTCCGGCGGAAGCGAAATTCCTGACGGCGGAGGAAAAAGAGTGGCTGCTGGGGGAGCTGCAGCGGGAGGAAGAGCAGAAGAGGGGCGCGCACCCGGTATCGGCGCTGCAGGCGCTGACGCACGGGCGGGTGTGGCACCTGGCGGGGACATACTTCGCGCTGATGATCGGGCTGTACTCGATGGGCTTCTGGATGCCGCAGACGGTGAAGGCGCTCTCCGGGAGGTACTCCAACAGCGTGGTAGGTGTGCTGGTGATGGTGCCGTACCTCGTGGGCCTGCTGGGGATGCTGCTGGTGTCGTGGAGTTCGGACCGCCGCGGGGAACGGCGGTATCACACGGCGATTCCGGTGCTGGCAGGCGGGCTGGCCCTGATGCTGCTGGGGACGACCCGCTCGCCCTTCTTCTCGATGGCGCTGCTGGCCCTGGTGATTGTGGGGATTTACAGCTTTCTGGGGCCGTTCTGGTCCCTGCCCAGTGAGTTTCTGACGGGATTTTCCGCGGCGTCGGGCATTGCGTTCATTAATTCGGTGGGCAATCTGGGCGGGATTGCGGGGCCGTGGGCGATCGGGGCGATCAGCCAGACGCAGTGGGGCGTGACCGGAGGCTTTGCGGCGGTGGGGGTGTCCTTGTTCGCCGGAGCGGGGCTGGTCCTGCTCCTGCCGAAGGACACACCGGCGCCGGCCACGGGATAAGATAGTCCGCGCGCGGCTTTATTTCTCGCCAATGCGCCAGACAATGCCCGCGCTGACGCGGACGTCGTGGAACCAGTCGCCAGCGAGACGCTTGGGAAGGTAATCGACCTGCACGGCGCGAATGGCGAAATGCTGGCCCGCATGCATGTCCACGCCGCCGCCGAAGGCCATGGCCGTGCCCGTCATGCTGCTGCCGCCCCCGCCGAAGGTCGCGGCGCCCGCCAGAGCATGGAGGAATCCCGTGGCTCTGTGGGAGCGCGCCGAAAGCTGCGGACCGAACAGGTACTCGTGCTGGTGGAAGTTGATCCCGCCGATGCTGCGGTAGTGCCCGCCGAAGTCGCCTTTGAAACCCAGCACGCTGGAGTAATTCCAGTTCAAGCTGGCTTGCCAACCGCCAAACAATTCGCGTCCGCCGGAGGTCAAGGCGTCATTGCGGAGCAGCGAAGGGCCAACGTAGACTTCAGCCAGGGGAGTCTCGTTGCGCTGTGCGGGCAGGGGCCAAGCGGCGAAGAGCGTCAGGCCCAAGAGGAAGAAAAGTTTGCGCATAGGTCGTCATCCTTTCCAGCGGGGCAGGAAATGCGGGAGGGGGGACTGGAAACATCCCGTTGTCTGCGGCCAGATAAGTCTGCATCGGGTCCTGTGGGCGGGTCAGTGATGGAGGTCACGCGTCGCGGTGACCGGAAGCCGGAGGAAAAGGCGGCGGCAATCAGGTGGGCATCTTCAGAAAGAAGTAGAGGCCGAGGAAGAGGAAAATGAGATCGGGCGACCAGCCGGCGAGGAGCGGGGGAAGCTGGCCGACGCCGCCCATAGCTTCGAGCAGGGCGGCCACAGCCCAGTAAAGGATGCCGATAAGCACACCCAGAGCCACGCCGCCGACGGCGCCGCGCGTGCCCACGAAAAAGGCGAAGGGAATCGCCAGGAGAATGCTGATGGGGGCAATCAGGGGATAGGCGATTTTCTTGTGCCACTGCACGGTGAGCGCGGAGACGTCAAAACCGGCCTGGTGCAGGTCGTCAATATAGGCGCGCAGATCGCTCCAGCTCATCTGGATGGCCGGGCGCACCTCGCGGTGGAAATAGCTGGGCGGCTCGGTAAGCTCGGGGAGCGAAGTGACGTTGAAGCGGTCGAAGCGCGTAATCGTGCCGCCGGAGAAGTCGCGGATCCAGCCGGACTCCAGAATCCAGATCTTCTGGGCCTCCGCCCAGTGGGCGCGCGCGGCGAAGACGCGGCGGCGGATTTGGAAGGTGGCGGGATCGAGTTCCAGGACGGTTAAATCGCCGAAGAGGCTGCGCGCGGGGTCGAAGAGGTCATAATTGTAAATGCGCGAGTTCTCGCCGAAGATCCACTGGCGGTGGGGGCGGAAGAAGGTCTGCGCGGGCTTGCCCTTGATAAGATTGCGCAGGGCGTCCTGGCGCTGGTTGGCATAGGGGAGATAAATATCGTCGAGGAGGACCATGGTGCCTGCCAGGGCCAGACCGGCGAGGAGCAGTGGCAGGGCCAGACGGTAGAGGCTGATGCCGCTGGCTTTGCAAGCCACGATCTCGTTGTTCTTGGACATGACGCCCAGGGTGACGAGGACGCCGATGAGCGCGCCGAGCGGGGCCAGTTGGTAGAGCAGGTAGGGGGTCAGGAAGCGGAAATAGTTGAGCACCACGAGGAAGGGGACGCGGTGGCGAGCGATGTCGTCGAGCAGTTCGAAGAAGGTGAAGGTCTCGAAGAGGAAGATAAAGGCGCCCATCAGCAGCAGGAAAAAGGAAAAGAAGCGGCGCAGGAGGTAGAAGTCCATCAGGCGGGGAAAGCTGGAGCCGGAAAGCACAGCGGCATCGCGGCTGCTGCGCGCGCCATTAGCGGCACGCTCGGCGGCGCGGGCGCGCAGGCGGCGGCGCAGTAGGCGAAACCATACGGCAATTTTTTCCAGGCGCTGCAGGAGGGGGCTATCGCCGCGGTACTGCTCCATCTGCGGGAGCAGGATGAGGCCCAACGCGGCGAGGATGGCATTGGCGGCCCAGATGCCCACGGCGGGCGGGACCAGCCCCTGGCGGGCGAATCCCGCGCCGAGAACCAGCAGCAGGTAATAGGAGGCAATCAGCAGAACAGCAAGCAGGAAGCCGGCGGCGCGGCCGCCCCGGCGAGGACGCGCGCCGAAGGGCACGGCGATGAGCGCGAAGACCAGGCAGGCGGCGGGGAAAGCCAGGCGGCGATGCAGTTCGACACGGGCGTCGCGCCAGGCGGGGCCGTCGACGGCGAGAAGTTCACCGGCCGAGCGCTCGGCGTTGCTGAGCGGGCGCTGGGAGATGGGGGCCAGGTCGGTGAGCTCGAGAGGCCAGTCGCTGTCGCCGAAGGCGGTGACGGAGTAGCGCTCGGGCTCTTTGCGGGAGAATTCGTGTGTGGTGCCGCCGCGCAGGTGGAGCTCGAGCTTGCCGCGCTGCAATTCGGCAATTACAATCGCTTCTTCCGCCAAGGTGAGCCGCGAACCGCTCTCCCCGCCGGCCTCCGCCAGGAAGACGCCGCGCCACTGCATCCCGCTGGGGGACACGTCGTTGACGTAAAAGACGAGGCGGGGGAAGCGCTCGTCGAAGACGCGGGGCTGCACCTGGAAGGAAACCTGGGAAGCGATGAGACTCGTCTCGATGGAGCGGAAGGTGCGCAGCGCCAGGGGGCTGGCCCACAGGGTCATGAGCAGGGTGAGCAGCGCGCCCCCGGCGGCCAGGACGGCGACGGGCAGGAGCACGCGGCGGCGGCCGATGCCCAGGGCCGTGAGGGCGATCAATTCGCTGTCGGCGGACATGCGCCCGAGGCCGAGCAGAACGCCGACCAGGACGGCCATGGGCAGGGTGAAGACCAGGATGCCGGGGAAGGCGCAGAGCAGCAAGGTGAGGATCTGCCCGCTGGAGCCGGCGTGACGCACAAAGAGTTCCATCAGCCGGACGAGCTGGGGGATGAAGAAAACGAACGAAAAGACGATTAGCCCGAGAAGCGCATGGCGGAAAATTTCGCGGACGATGTAGCGGTCCAGGATGCGCATAGAGCGGGAGCCAAGTGTAGCACGATGCAGGAGAAGTCCGAGGAACGGAGCGAGAAATGAATCGGGTCCACCTGGTATTGCTGTGGCACATGCACCAGCCCCAGTATCGCGATCCGGACAGCGGAACCTACGTGCTGCCGTGGACGCGGCTGCACGCCCTGAAGGACTACTGGGGCATGGTGGAACTGCTGCGGGAGTTCCCGGGGGTGCATGCGACGTTTAACGTGGTGCCGTCGCTGGGCATGCAACTGGAGGAGTACGCCAGCGGGACATTCGACGAGACCTGGTTCACGCTGGCCTTCCGCCCCGCGGAGGAACTGAGCGGGGAAGACAAGCGGGAAATTCTGGCGCGGGCGTTTCAGGTGAATCACGAGCGGTTGATGGCGCGGTGGCCGCGGCTCGTGGAACTGTTTGAATGGGCGCAGGCGGCGGGGGGCGCGCAGGCGCTGGTCTCGTTTTCGCTGCGCGACTGGCGGGACCTGCAGGTGCTCTCGCAGATGGCCTGGATGGACGAGTACTGGTTGGAAAAAGATGCGGTGGTGAGCCGGCTGGCGTCGAAAGGCAAGGACTACACGGAGAAGGACAAGGCGGAGTTGCGCGCCAAGCAGCTGGAATTGCTGAGCCGGGTGCTGCCGGCGTACCGCGAGGCGGCGGCGCGCGGGCAGGTGGAGCTGACGACGACGCCGTTCTACCACCCGATCCTGCCGCTGCTGTGCGATTCAGACATTGCCCGGGTGGCCAATCCGGGCACGCCACTTCCGCGGCGGGCGTTTCGGCACCCGGAGGATGTGCGGGAACAGTTGCAGCGCGCGCGGGCGTATCACCAGCGCGTGTTCGGCACGCAACCGGCCGGGCTGTGGCCTTCGGAAGGCTCGGTCTCCGACCAGACGCTGCGGATCGCGGCGGAAGAGGGCTTCCGCTGGTTCGGCACGGACGAGGGCGTGCTGGGACGCACGCTGAACGTGGGCTTCTTCCGCGATGCCGCGGGGCTGCCCGCAAACGCGGAACGCCTGTACCAGCCGTGGCGCTTTCAGCCCGGCGGGAAGGAGATAGCCGGACTCTTCCGCGACCATCACCTCTCGGACCTGATCGGGTTCGTCTACAGCCGGCTGGACGGCAAGGACGCGGCGGCCGACCTGCATGGGCGGCTGCGGCATATCGGCGAGAGCGTGGCTGCGGAGCATCCGCTGACGGTCTGCCTGTTTCTCGACGGAGAAAATGCCTGGGAATACTATCCGGGCAACGGGCGGGAATTCCTGCGGGAGTTCTACCGCCGGGTGCAGGACGATGCGGATATCCGCCCGCTCACGGGCTCGGAAGCGATTGAGGCGGGCGGGGAGCTGCCGACGTCGCGGGTGATTTTCCCGGCTTCGTGGATCAACGCCAATTTCGACGTGTGGATCGGGCACAACGAGGACGTGTCGGCCTGGGAACTGTTGTGGGATGCGCGGGAAGCGTACACGCGCGGGGCGGAGGCGCGGGCCAAGGGAATGCAGAGTGCGCCGACGGAAACGGCGCTGGCCGCGGCCTACGAATCGCTGCTGACGGCGGAAGGCAGCGACTGGTGCTGGTGGTTCGGGCCGGAGCACAGCACGGCGAACGACGCGGAATTCGACGCGCTCTTCCGCAAGCACCTGACGGGGGTGTACCTGGCGCTGGGGCGCACGGCGCCGGAAGAGCTGGGGAAACCGATCAAGCGCCAGCCGGAACACGCGGTGAAGCTGGCGCCCGCGGGGCTGCTGCGGGTGACCGTGGACGGCCGGGACACTTCATACTTCGAGTGGATGGGCGCAGGGCTCTACGCCCCGGAGCGGCGCGGGGGGGCGATGCACGGGCGCACCTATTATCTGCACGAGCTGCGCTACGGCTTCAGCGAGGACTGCCTATTCGTGCGCATCGATCCCTTCCCGGACGCCATCGAGCAGATGGACGATCCGGAGTTCCGCATCAGCATCGGCGCGGCGGAAGAGATCGCGATCGTGGTGATGCTGAAGCGGGGGCGGGTGAAGGAATTTGCGGTGGAGAAAAACCGCATCTGCCTGCTGAACCCGCGCAGCGTGGCGGCGGTGGCCTACGACCGCATCCTCGAAGTATCGGTGCAGAAGGAACTGCTGAACCTGGCGGGGCAGACGCATCTGCGGCTGGGCGCGGCGTTATGGCACGGGGGCTTGCCGGTGGACGTGCTGCCGGCGGAAGGCACGCTGGAAGCCAGCCTGGGCGAGGAAGATTCCTCGTGGCCGCTGGAACCCGCCTCGTAGCGCGCGGCCGTTGCCGTTTTTTTCCGGGAGCCATCAAAATAATTTCACGGCAAGCTCGCGGGGATGACTGCCCACGGGGATCAGAGTGAGCAGGCTATTGGTGCGCACGCGGATGACGGCGAGGTCGTCGGAGCCTTCGTTGACCACGAGGAGAAGGTTTTCGCCGGGATCGAAGCGGCAGACAGTGGGATTCTGGCCGGCCTGCACGGGGCGGCTGACGCGGCGGTTGGCGATGTCCACGGGGGCGACGCGCCCCGCGGCGGTGTCCGAAACGTAGAGCAGGCTGGCATCGCCGCTGAGAATGCCGCGGGTGGGCGCGGAGCCGAGCAGGACGTAGTCGCCGACCTCGTGGGTCCAGGTGTTGATGGCCTGCAGGCCGTGGGCGCCGGGCGAGAGGACGTAGAGTTCGCCGCCATCGGGTTTGAGCAGCAGGTCGGTGGGAATGCCGGCGAGCTCCAGGTTGGCGAGAAGGACGCCGCGGCGCAGGTCCACGACGGAGAGCAGGCGGCTCTCGCGGCTGGCGATGAAGGCCAAGGAACTGTCGGGGAGGACGGCGATCTGGCCGGGGCGGGGCACGACCGGGATGGCCTCGCGCGGGGCGAGCGAAGCGGCGTCGTAGACGTCCAACTTTCCTTCGCGGCCGTTGAGCACCAGCAGGGATTTGCCGTCGGGGGTGGCGCGCACGAGGACGGGTTCGCCGGGGATGTGCGTGCGCGCCAGCACCTGGCGCGAGGCGCAATCCACGACCACCAGAGATTCGCCAGCAGCGGCGGTGACGTAGGCGCGGCGGCCGTCCGGGGAGAAAGAGACGGCATAGGGGGAAGCGCCGACGGGGATGCGCGCGGCGACCTGGTTGCTTTTGGCGTCCAGAACCCAGGCGTAGCCGCCCGCAGTGCTCACGCCCCAGATCTCCGCGCGCGTGGGGTGCTCCACCAGGCCGGAGAGCGCCGGGCCCACGGGGACGCGCGCGGAGACGGCCAGGCGGATGAGATCCACGACCGTGACATCGCCGTCGTCGGTGAGCACGTAGGCGCAGAGGCGCAGACCGGGGCGCAGGAACGAGGGCCCGTGCTCGCGGAGGATCACGACGATGCCCGCGACGAGCAGGACGGCAAGGAGAAAATAGACACGGAAGTTGTTAAGGCGCTTCATAGAGTTCCCGAATTGTCGCATGGGGCGGAGGGAGAAGAGAAAGAAAAGGATAACGCAGAGACGCACCGATAAGATCGGAGCGAGCTCCGTGCACAGAGTCGCGCAGAGCCGGAAGGGGACAGGAGTTCAAGTAAAGTTTTAAGATGTGGCACGGCACCCCCTACCCACCCCCGTGTTTTTCGCAAAGAGTGCGCAAAGAATTGATTTCTTGGGAGTTGCATTGCGCTGTGCGCGAAAGAGTGCGCAAGAGTATCAAAGGAAAGAATTTTAAGTCGTGTAGATTTTCGTTGATACGGGAGAGTGCGGAAGTGCTGATTCTGGAGGGGTTGCGGGACGGGCTTGGATGCGTTGGTGTATGCGATGAATTGGCGGCCGGGGAGGGAGAGTTGCGGCGCGAGCGGTGGAGAGGACAAGGGGCGAGTTCCTATCTCCTCCGCGCCGAAAAACAAAATTACTATAGCGCAGAATGTACTCAGAGTCTATATAGATTAGTGGTATTTCGAATGGTGCGGCGAGGCGCATTCAAGGATGAGGAGAACAGCAAAGAGAAAAACCCCACTCATGCCCGTAAACTCAACC encodes:
- the ppdK gene encoding pyruvate, phosphate dikinase, whose translation is MVKKWVYFFGAGKAEGRGEWKDLLGGKGAGLAAMTRIGLPVPAGFTISTEACDHFYKNGRKHPPGLRLEVTKALARLERITGKKLGDSKNPLLVSVRSGSARSMPGMMETILNLGLNDRSVQGLAGATGNERFAYDAYRRLVQMYSTVVTGLPKEHLEERLRAMKQRLGVKEDTQVSAAGWKDLIRDYKEYFQEKTSSPFPEDPQEQLWGAIGAVFGSWMAEKAVTYRRVEHITGLLGTAVSVVQMVFGNIGENSGTGVCFTRDPSSGEKIFYGDYLVNAQGEDVVAGIRTPMPLTEMAKRMPAVYAQLEKVRAKLERHYRDMQDMEFTVEAGKLYMLQTRTGKRTPAAAFCMAVDMVQEKLIRKEDAVQRIQPADIERLFYPVIKANSETDGLAAKTLAHGINAVPGAAVGKVVLSAHTAEEWAERGEKVILVRRETSPEDVGGMAVAQGILTATGGKTSHAAVVARGWGKCCVVGCEALDIDYNAHQMQVNGRVIREGDWITLDGSEGIVYQGQLPLGTPTLPAAYATLMKWADELRRMRVRTNADTPQDARKAREMGAEGIGLCRTEHMFFTDFEQPEKSHERQLAIQEMILAETREAREKALGKLLPFQRRDFIGIFKAMDGYPVTIRLLDPPLHEFLPHERDKQEELAKKLGITVEHVARRVEQLHEANPMLGHRGCRLAITYPEILEMQVRAIIEAAIECQREGIKVIPEIMHPLTLDEKEMRILEQGTRRVAEALIAKAKVKLPYAVGTMIELPRAALLANGIAQVAEFFSFGTNDLTQTTMGLSRDDAGRFLPDYVDEKKAGIFAADPFQTLDTAGVGLLMRWAVKEGRTARPKLKVGICGEHGGDAESVKFCHVLGLDYVSASPFRVPIARLAAAQASIQEELEAKKPAKKARSKR
- the lptF gene encoding LPS export ABC transporter permease LptF yields the protein MRILDRYIVREIFRHALLGLIVFSFVFFIPQLVRLMELFVRHAGSSGQILTLLLCAFPGILVFTLPMAVLVGVLLGLGRMSADSELIALTALGIGRRRVLLPVAVLAAGGALLTLLMTLWASPLALRTFRSIETSLIASQVSFQVQPRVFDERFPRLVFYVNDVSPSGMQWRGVFLAEAGGESGSRLTLAEEAIVIAELQRGKLELHLRGGTTHEFSRKEPERYSVTAFGDSDWPLELTDLAPISQRPLSNAERSAGELLAVDGPAWRDARVELHRRLAFPAACLVFALIAVPFGARPRRGGRAAGFLLAVLLIASYYLLLVLGAGFARQGLVPPAVGIWAANAILAALGLILLPQMEQYRGDSPLLQRLEKIAVWFRLLRRRLRARAAERAANGARSSRDAAVLSGSSFPRLMDFYLLRRFFSFFLLLMGAFIFLFETFTFFELLDDIARHRVPFLVVLNYFRFLTPYLLYQLAPLGALIGVLVTLGVMSKNNEIVACKASGISLYRLALPLLLAGLALAGTMVLLDDIYLPYANQRQDALRNLIKGKPAQTFFRPHRQWIFGENSRIYNYDLFDPARSLFGDLTVLELDPATFQIRRRVFAARAHWAEAQKIWILESGWIRDFSGGTITRFDRFNVTSLPELTEPPSYFHREVRPAIQMSWSDLRAYIDDLHQAGFDVSALTVQWHKKIAYPLIAPISILLAIPFAFFVGTRGAVGGVALGVLIGILYWAVAALLEAMGGVGQLPPLLAGWSPDLIFLFLGLYFFLKMPT
- a CDS encoding MFS transporter is translated as MTSAAGGREARIRRKLRGRLLPFLFVLYIVAFLDRINIGFAALTMNQELGITSRQFGLLAGIFFVGYFLFEIPSNLLLHKIGARVWIARILLTWGMVAVLTGLAHSVAQLYVLRFLLGVAEAGFFPGMILYLTYWFRQREQAQTLALFLTGLPVTSIVGAPLSGLILDHVHWLGISSWRWLLVLEGIPAVVCGVLTYFLLPSRPAEAKFLTAEEKEWLLGELQREEEQKRGAHPVSALQALTHGRVWHLAGTYFALMIGLYSMGFWMPQTVKALSGRYSNSVVGVLVMVPYLVGLLGMLLVSWSSDRRGERRYHTAIPVLAGGLALMLLGTTRSPFFSMALLALVIVGIYSFLGPFWSLPSEFLTGFSAASGIAFINSVGNLGGIAGPWAIGAISQTQWGVTGGFAAVGVSLFAGAGLVLLLPKDTPAPATG